The following is a genomic window from Candidatus Alcyoniella australis.
CGAGATCGATCTGTCGTCGGTGAACGAGGAGCAGGCGCGCGAGGTGCTTTTCGGCCGCACCAATCCGCGTAGCGGCGCGCTGGTCCCCGAATTGGGCGTGTTCGACCTGGCCGAGGAGGGCACGCTGATCGTCAACCTGATCGACCGGGCCTCGGTCGAGCTGCTCTCCGAGCTGACCCGCTGCGCCCTTGAACAGCGCTACCGCCGGCAGAACGGCCGGCTCTACTGGCCGGCGCGCTGCCGGATGATCTTCATCTCGCACATCACCCTCGGCGAGTTGCAGACGCTGACCAAGCTTCCCGAGCCGCTGCAGGCCGCGCTCAAGGCCGCGGCCTTTTCGGTTCCGCCGCTACGCGAGCGGATGGACGATCTGGGCGAGATCGCCGAGGCGATCTACGGCCAAGTGCGGCGGATGATGGGCAAGTCCGAAGCGCGGCTGCCGGCCAAGCTCTACAAGCTGCTGTCCAACTACTTCTGGCCGGGCAACATGCTCGAGCTCGCCGGCGAGATGCAGTACCTGGCCTCCCTGCCCTGGGAGCCCACCGAGGAGGACGTCTTTCCCTGGATCAAGTTCCCGATCCCCTCCCTGCGCAGCAACGGCGAAAACGGGCTGCTGCAGGAGGCGATGGACTGGTTCGAGGCCGGCACAATCAAGCGCGCGATGTTCTTCAACGACAACCGCGTCGACCTCACGGCCGAGGCGCTGGGCATGCCGATCTCGACCTTCAAATACCGCCTGGCGAGGTTGCGCAAACGCACCGATGTTAACCGCAAGGCGGACCAAGATTGAACAACCTCGTGGAGCGGGGCTGGCTGCTGATCAGTAAATCCGCAGGCCCGGTCCTGGCCAGCTTCGCCTTGAGCGGCCGAACGCTGATCGGGCGTGCGCGCCAGGCCGAGGTGTTTCTCCCCGACCTTAGCGTCTCACGTCGTCACGCATTGATCGAACTGACCCCGGACGCGGTCAGGCTGCGCGACCTGGGAAGTAAAAACGGAACCACGCTCAACGGCCGACCGGTCTCTAGAGCCCAGTTGGCCGAGGGCGATCGGATCGGCGTGGGTTGCTTTGTCTGTGAGTTCCGCTCCAGCTCCGCCTTGGGCACGCTGGTGACCGACGTGCTCGACGAGGGGCAACGGGCACGGTTCCCCAGCGCCCCGCCGCCGGAATCGGCGATGGTCGTGCGCTTGGCCCAGGCCCTGGGACGCGAGCGCGATCCGGGCCGCATCGCCCGGGCCGCGCTTGAAGAGATGATGCCG
Proteins encoded in this region:
- a CDS encoding sigma 54-interacting transcriptional regulator translates to MGSCAQDRERIARLLELPIRVERAADVKGLTEALDRGPMDMLVYVDSQGTEGGDSASSETDRALRLILRESSSRVEKLAFVRDPYSGPAGICALPWGMDDEEVSLVLNQCLLKARCAIKPAIPPLHTSIEFCDMDEVKRLAALNSQQLSKLARSRELLLLIGETGVGKRTIAKLIHRHSGLPGSLVEIDLSSVNEEQAREVLFGRTNPRSGALVPELGVFDLAEEGTLIVNLIDRASVELLSELTRCALEQRYRRQNGRLYWPARCRMIFISHITLGELQTLTKLPEPLQAALKAAAFSVPPLRERMDDLGEIAEAIYGQVRRMMGKSEARLPAKLYKLLSNYFWPGNMLELAGEMQYLASLPWEPTEEDVFPWIKFPIPSLRSNGENGLLQEAMDWFEAGTIKRAMFFNDNRVDLTAEALGMPISTFKYRLARLRKRTDVNRKADQD